In Planococcus sp. MB-3u-03, the DNA window GATTGAGATTCAGCAGCTGACCGAAAACGGCATGAAGGGAATCCTGATTATCGCCGCCGATAGCGGCCCGGGAATCCCGGATGTCAGAAAAGTAATGGAAGACGGTTTTACGACATCAGGAGGATTGGGTGCAGGCCTGCCAGGTGTCAAGCGCTTAATGGACGATTTCAAGATCGAAACGATCCAAGGCGAAGGGACAGATATACGGGCTACGAAGTGGCTCCGCTAGGGGGAACGCTAAATGCCTCAACACATTGAAGCACAGTATCAAGAAATTCTGAACGAATACGTAAAAAAGCAGACGGAGCAAAATTTGTACGTCGGCCAAAATTTCAGCAGGCAACTGATTCTGGAGAACATTTCTCCGGAAGAAGTGATCAGCATGCACAAAGCAGCCATCCGGGAGCTCTATAGTGATCTCCCGGATGTTGTTTGGCATTCATTCGATTTCCTGATTGAAATGATGATCAATTACGGCTTGGCCTTGCAAGAACGCCAAAGTTTACTGAAGCGCCAGGAAGAGCTGAAAGTGGAAATGGACTTGGCGGCAAATGTACAGGAAACTTTGCTCAAGACGAAATTGCCGTCGCTTGATGGGCTCGATATCGGCTTATTGTCGATCCCGGCCAAGAAGATGAACGGGGATTATATCTATTTTGTCAGTGATTATGATGGATACGCCGGAGTAGCTGTTGCCGATGTCATCGGAAAAGGCCTGCCGGCAGCTCTTTGCATGTCCATGATCAAATTCGGCATGGACAGTTTGAACAGCTCGCACGCCTTGCCGAAAGACGTGCTCGGTGTCATTAACCGGATCGTTGAAAAAAGCGTCGACGACTCAATGTTCGTGTCGATGTTCTACGCGAATTACGATGCAGGGGCAGCCAGGCTCACTTACGGGTCGGCCGGGCACGAACCTGCCATTCTCTATCGCGCGAATGCAGGGGAATTTGATGAACTCGAAGCAAAAGGCTTGTTGCTCGGCGTTTCCCCGGCCGCGGTTTATGAAGAGCATTCGATCACCCTGGACAAAGGCGATATGGTCATCATGATGACGGACGGGGTGACCGAGGGCCGGACAGAGGAAGGTTTTATCGAGCGCGAGGTCATTTACAAACTGATCGAGCAAAAGAAAGACCAACCAGCTCAGGCAATTGTTCAACATGTCTACGATGAGCTTGAACGGATGCAAAATGCAGAACTGCAGGATGATTTCACTTTAGTGGTTTACAAGAAGGTTTAATTTGATGTTTAAAGTCATTGAATAGCGGGTAACAAAGCTTAGAATGGCTTTTTTTAGCCGAATTGAATCATACAAAACGGGGTGTCATATAGAGATGAATATTCAAGTTAATTTGACAGAAAATGAAAATAAATTAAAAGGCGATATTCACGGGGAAATCGATGCGCATACAGCACCGGTACTCCGCGAAAAATTAGAAGCGTACCAGGCGCAAGAAGGCTTGAATGCCGAATTGGACTTATCCGGTGTCGATTACATGGATAGTACAGGCTTGGGCGTCTTTGTCGCGTTCTATAAATCCATCAACGCAAAAGGCGGCCATTTGAAACTGACTGGACTTTCGAGCCGCTTGAA includes these proteins:
- a CDS encoding PP2C family protein-serine/threonine phosphatase, with the protein product MPQHIEAQYQEILNEYVKKQTEQNLYVGQNFSRQLILENISPEEVISMHKAAIRELYSDLPDVVWHSFDFLIEMMINYGLALQERQSLLKRQEELKVEMDLAANVQETLLKTKLPSLDGLDIGLLSIPAKKMNGDYIYFVSDYDGYAGVAVADVIGKGLPAALCMSMIKFGMDSLNSSHALPKDVLGVINRIVEKSVDDSMFVSMFYANYDAGAARLTYGSAGHEPAILYRANAGEFDELEAKGLLLGVSPAAVYEEHSITLDKGDMVIMMTDGVTEGRTEEGFIEREVIYKLIEQKKDQPAQAIVQHVYDELERMQNAELQDDFTLVVYKKV
- a CDS encoding anti-sigma regulatory factor; protein product: MSDQSSVEILTEWDIVAARQLGRNVAKELGFGTVDQARITTAISELARNIYLYAGQGRIEIQQLTENGMKGILIIAADSGPGIPDVRKVMEDGFTTSGGLGAGLPGVKRLMDDFKIETIQGEGTDIRATKWLR
- a CDS encoding anti-sigma factor antagonist, whose protein sequence is MNIQVNLTENENKLKGDIHGEIDAHTAPVLREKLEAYQAQEGLNAELDLSGVDYMDSTGLGVFVAFYKSINAKGGHLKLTGLSSRLKRLFDITGLGDIMDIEAAVGKGGN